The window TTGTCCGAGCAATTCAGCGGCAGCCGCGAGCCACCAGCGATGGCGGTCGCTCATCCATCGCGGATCTTTCACGAGCGCAATAGTGTCCACGGCCGCGGCCCGCATGCCCCGCGCCGCCGCCATCGATGCGAAGGGAAAATGCTCGCCGCAACCGAAATCCAATATCGCTTCAAATTTGTCCCGGCCGAGAATTCGGTGCGCCATGTCGGCGATCTGATCAAGCCCGCGCTGCGTCATCCAAGGTTTGTGGGTGGCCGTCCAGTGGCGAAACAAATCTTCGTCGCGAATCGCCGGCACCCGCGCGATCTCCACCGTCGGCGCGAGTTCCCCGGCTTGCTGGGCCTGGGTGACGTTATACAGAAGCTGCTCTTGGAAGGAATCGGTCGCGATGACCAGGTGCGTGAAATCCCATGCGGCGGCTTCGCGCAGCGGCGCCAGCGGTTTGCCCGGCCAGGGAGATTGCGCAACGGCGTTGTCGTCGGCAAACCCCACGCAGCGGCGGTCCCGGGTTTCGAACTCGACGAGATCGGCTGCGGCGAGGCGCCTTCGCGTATACTGCCCCGCGCCGTAGAGCACATAGCGCGCTCCAACCGGCAGTTTGTCGATGGTTTCCAGCAATTCGTTCACGCGTCACACGCCTTGGTTGTGCCTGCGTTATCGGTCGATTCCTGTTGAAACATGAGGCCGACCCGCAATCGGCTGTCTGCCGTTATCCGGTCACGAAAAATCGTCGGCACCACGTTAAAAGCTTCGGCGGTTGTGGTAACCCATTTGCTTGATGATTGCGTCCGGTTGGCCGATACTACAAAAAAACGAGGGGCCA of the Candidatus Lernaella stagnicola genome contains:
- a CDS encoding methyltransferase domain-containing protein, which codes for MNELLETIDKLPVGARYVLYGAGQYTRRRLAAADLVEFETRDRRCVGFADDNAVAQSPWPGKPLAPLREAAAWDFTHLVIATDSFQEQLLYNVTQAQQAGELAPTVEIARVPAIRDEDLFRHWTATHKPWMTQRGLDQIADMAHRILGRDKFEAILDFGCGEHFPFASMAAARGMRAAAVDTIALVKDPRWMSDRHRWWLAAAAELLGQPVPVEQVEAMQYDGRQLPFADGVFDLIVSNSVLEHVSDMSGVLAELHRVTAPGGCAWHSVHYWTSINGFHPADAGYYADPVELPPGDEPWAHLLDDAAPPQDLNGWREADFRRALAEHFEILHLLRVELGAEQWTPEIGAKLAARGYHRDEVVIMVGQFFVRKIS